From the genome of Variovorax sp. RA8, one region includes:
- a CDS encoding FAD-dependent oxidoreductase produces MADRIRSDAGANSRRRFMQQAGAGSAAVAAATLGLASQEADAATAPAFDATYDIVVAGSGAGGLASALFARWQGNSAVILEKAGSIGGTTAKAAFWYWVPNNEAMKKAGIADPKPDFLKYVARLSNPQGYDPNHPRYGFTQWEYDMCSAFYDSASPAAELLASRGALPYRHVADVPDYFAELPENKAPKGRVLVPKDAIPSMSDGGLVAVRTLSTKARQDGIPIRTGMRVTKILQDKSGRVIGVEAKDELDATVRLRARKAVIFATGGFTHNVELRRNFLNGPIFGGCAAPSNEGDFVPIAGALGAQLRNMNYAWTCPIPLEKAIAKDGSISGMFSVAGDSMLFVNKYGQRNVNEKLQYNELAQTFFEWDGAKAEYPNLVRIAIWDQRAQQHSASAEYGRLIVPPGTDDRHVIKGATLAELARGIDERFARYASAIGGARLAPEFLPNLQAAIARFNQFAKTGKDLDFHRGERIVEQLFNGDVKSEPDRSNPTMWPLADAGPYYAALVVAGTLDTKGGPKTDTNGRVLDAREQPIPGLYGVGNCVASASGRAYWAGGATLGPIIAFAYRAANAAHAEGRSAA; encoded by the coding sequence ATGGCAGACCGTATCCGGTCCGATGCCGGGGCCAACTCGCGCCGGCGATTCATGCAGCAAGCGGGCGCAGGCTCGGCCGCCGTCGCGGCAGCGACCCTGGGGCTCGCATCGCAAGAGGCCGACGCAGCGACGGCCCCCGCATTCGACGCCACCTACGACATCGTGGTCGCCGGCAGCGGCGCGGGCGGCCTGGCCTCGGCGCTGTTCGCGCGCTGGCAAGGCAACAGCGCGGTGATCCTGGAGAAAGCCGGCAGCATCGGCGGCACCACCGCCAAGGCCGCCTTCTGGTACTGGGTGCCGAACAACGAGGCCATGAAGAAGGCCGGCATCGCCGACCCCAAGCCCGACTTCCTGAAGTACGTGGCGCGCCTGTCCAACCCGCAGGGCTACGACCCGAACCATCCGCGGTACGGCTTCACGCAGTGGGAGTACGACATGTGCTCCGCCTTCTACGACAGCGCCTCGCCCGCGGCCGAGCTGCTGGCGTCCAGGGGCGCGCTGCCGTATCGCCACGTGGCCGACGTGCCCGACTACTTCGCCGAGCTGCCCGAGAACAAGGCGCCCAAGGGACGCGTGCTGGTGCCCAAGGACGCGATCCCCAGCATGTCCGACGGCGGCCTGGTGGCGGTGCGCACCTTGTCGACCAAGGCCAGGCAGGACGGCATCCCGATCCGCACCGGCATGCGCGTCACGAAGATCCTGCAGGACAAGAGCGGCCGCGTGATCGGCGTCGAGGCCAAGGACGAGCTCGACGCCACCGTGCGCCTGCGTGCGCGCAAGGCCGTGATCTTTGCCACCGGTGGCTTCACCCACAACGTGGAGCTGCGCAGGAACTTCCTCAATGGCCCCATCTTCGGCGGCTGCGCGGCGCCCAGCAACGAAGGCGACTTCGTGCCGATCGCCGGCGCATTGGGCGCGCAGCTGCGCAACATGAACTACGCCTGGACCTGTCCGATCCCGCTGGAGAAGGCCATCGCGAAGGACGGCTCCATCTCCGGCATGTTCTCGGTGGCGGGCGATTCCATGCTCTTCGTCAACAAGTACGGCCAGCGCAACGTCAACGAGAAGCTGCAGTACAACGAGTTGGCGCAGACCTTCTTCGAGTGGGACGGCGCCAAGGCCGAGTACCCCAATCTCGTGCGCATCGCAATATGGGACCAGCGCGCGCAGCAGCACTCGGCCAGCGCGGAGTACGGCCGGCTGATCGTGCCGCCCGGCACCGACGACCGCCACGTGATCAAGGGCGCGACGCTGGCCGAGCTGGCGCGCGGCATCGACGAGCGCTTCGCCAGGTACGCGAGCGCCATCGGTGGCGCGCGGCTCGCGCCCGAGTTCCTGCCCAACCTGCAGGCGGCCATCGCGCGCTTCAACCAGTTCGCCAAGACCGGCAAGGACCTGGACTTTCACCGCGGCGAGCGCATCGTGGAGCAACTGTTCAACGGCGACGTGAAGTCCGAGCCTGACCGCAGCAACCCCACGATGTGGCCGCTGGCCGATGCCGGCCCGTACTACGCGGCACTCGTCGTGGCCGGCACGCTGGACACCAAGGGCGGCCCCAAGACCGACACGAACGGCCGCGTGCTCGACGCCCGCGAGCAGCCGATCCCCGGCCTCTACGGCGTCGGCAATTGCGTGGCCTCGGCCTCGGGCCGCGCCTACTGGGCCGGCGGCGCGACGCTGGGCCCGATCATCGCCTTCGCCTACCGCGCGGCGAACGCGGCCCATGCCGAGGGCAGGAGCGCCGCATGA
- a CDS encoding maleylacetate reductase, translating into MRDFIYTSQPQRVVFGAGSLAHLGREIESLGARRALVLSTPEQRGQAERVAELLGAQAAGIFDRAVMHVPIETAREAREVARQLGADCAVAIGGGSTTGLGKAIALDSGLPILAIPTTYAGSEMTPIYGLTEAGLKKTGKDPRVLPRTVIYDPELSRSLPVGLSVTSGINAIAHAAEGLYAQDSNPVMDLMAEEGIAAIARALPAIRRSPEDIEARSDALYGAWLCGTVLGNVGMALHHKLCHTLGGSFNLPHAEVHTVVLPHAIAFNAEAAPHAMQRIAGALGTANAAEGLHALARDNGAPIALKDIGMKEADLDRAAELAVSNPYWNPRPFGPAERDAIRALLQRAYVGAPPG; encoded by the coding sequence ATGCGAGACTTCATCTACACCAGCCAGCCGCAGCGCGTGGTCTTCGGCGCCGGCAGCCTCGCCCATCTGGGCCGCGAGATCGAGTCGCTGGGGGCGCGGCGTGCGCTGGTGCTGTCCACGCCCGAGCAGCGCGGGCAGGCCGAACGCGTGGCCGAGCTGCTCGGCGCGCAGGCCGCGGGCATCTTCGACCGCGCCGTGATGCATGTGCCGATCGAGACCGCGCGCGAGGCCCGCGAGGTCGCGCGCCAGCTCGGCGCCGACTGCGCCGTGGCCATCGGCGGGGGCTCCACCACCGGCCTGGGCAAGGCCATTGCGCTCGACTCGGGCCTGCCGATCCTCGCCATCCCCACCACCTACGCCGGCAGCGAGATGACACCCATCTACGGCCTGACCGAGGCCGGCCTCAAGAAGACCGGCAAGGACCCGCGGGTGCTGCCGCGCACCGTGATCTATGACCCCGAGCTCTCGCGCAGCCTGCCCGTGGGCCTTTCCGTCACCAGCGGCATCAACGCCATCGCGCACGCCGCCGAAGGCCTTTACGCGCAGGACAGCAATCCGGTGATGGACCTGATGGCCGAGGAGGGCATCGCGGCGATCGCGCGGGCGCTGCCGGCGATCCGGCGCAGCCCCGAGGACATCGAGGCGAGGTCCGATGCGCTGTACGGCGCCTGGCTGTGCGGCACCGTGCTGGGCAATGTGGGCATGGCGTTGCACCACAAGCTGTGCCACACGCTCGGCGGCAGCTTCAACCTGCCGCATGCGGAGGTGCACACGGTGGTGCTGCCGCATGCGATCGCCTTCAATGCCGAAGCGGCGCCGCACGCGATGCAGCGCATCGCAGGCGCGCTCGGCACTGCGAACGCAGCCGAAGGCCTGCATGCCCTGGCACGCGACAACGGCGCGCCCATCGCGCTGAAGGACATCGGCATGAAGGAAGCCGACCTGGACCGCGCCGCCGAGCTCGCGGTGAGCAACCCTTACTGGAACCCGCGCCCCTTCGGCCCGGCCGAGCGCGATGCGATCCGTGCGCTGCTGCAGCGCGCCTACGTGGGCGCTCCACCCGGCTGA
- a CDS encoding aldehyde dehydrogenase family protein: MRHQLFIDGRFVDAESGETLATLNPHDNSTIAEVALAGKADVDKAVAAAKRAFPAWSRVAAADRGRILLKLADLIEANTEELARLESLDTGHPVRDSRRLDVPRTAACFRYFGGMADKFQGETIPVEAGFLNYTLREPVGIVGQVVPWNFPLMFTSWKMAPALAAGNCIVMKPAEITPLSSLKIVELMAEAGMPEGVVNMLPGLGSVAGQYIAEHPEIAKIAFTGSTATGRRIVQASAGNLKKVQLELGGKGPNIVFEDAHLQAAINGSAWAIFHNQGQACIAGSRLMLHERIAEAFLDKFIPLAQSIRLGNPLDDATEMGPLTSAQHRERVLSYVEVAKGEGGEVLAGGKSPGGDLGGGCYVEPTVVRAKSFRDRVAQEEVFGPFVTVLTFKDDEEALRIANGTDYGLGSGLWTTDLQRAHKLARDLHAGMVWINSYKRVNPGSPFGGVGQSGYGREMGFDAMREYTQVKSVWVNVDAQIPPHFVR; encoded by the coding sequence ATCCGCCACCAGCTCTTCATCGATGGCCGCTTCGTCGATGCCGAGTCCGGCGAGACACTCGCCACCCTCAACCCGCACGACAACTCGACCATCGCCGAGGTGGCGTTGGCGGGCAAGGCCGACGTCGACAAGGCGGTCGCCGCGGCCAAGCGCGCCTTCCCTGCCTGGAGCCGCGTGGCCGCGGCCGATCGGGGCCGCATCCTGCTGAAGCTCGCCGACCTGATCGAAGCCAACACCGAGGAGCTGGCGCGGCTGGAGTCGCTGGACACCGGCCACCCCGTGCGCGACTCGCGCCGCCTCGACGTGCCGCGCACCGCAGCCTGCTTCCGCTACTTCGGCGGCATGGCCGACAAGTTCCAGGGCGAGACCATTCCGGTGGAGGCGGGCTTCCTCAACTACACCTTGCGCGAGCCGGTCGGCATCGTCGGCCAGGTGGTGCCGTGGAACTTCCCGCTGATGTTCACCAGCTGGAAAATGGCGCCCGCGCTCGCGGCCGGCAACTGCATCGTGATGAAGCCGGCCGAGATCACGCCACTCTCCTCGCTCAAGATCGTCGAGCTGATGGCCGAGGCCGGCATGCCCGAAGGCGTGGTCAACATGCTGCCGGGCCTGGGCAGTGTCGCGGGCCAGTACATCGCCGAGCATCCGGAGATCGCCAAGATCGCCTTCACCGGCAGCACTGCCACGGGAAGGCGCATCGTCCAGGCCAGCGCCGGCAACCTCAAGAAGGTGCAGCTGGAGCTCGGCGGCAAGGGGCCCAACATCGTGTTCGAGGACGCCCACCTGCAGGCCGCCATCAACGGCAGCGCGTGGGCCATCTTCCACAACCAGGGGCAGGCCTGCATCGCGGGCTCGCGCCTGATGCTGCACGAGAGGATTGCGGAGGCCTTCCTCGACAAGTTCATCCCGCTGGCGCAATCGATCCGCCTGGGCAACCCGCTCGACGACGCCACCGAGATGGGCCCGCTGACCAGTGCCCAGCATCGCGAGCGCGTGCTGAGCTACGTCGAGGTCGCGAAAGGCGAGGGCGGCGAGGTGCTCGCCGGCGGCAAGTCGCCCGGCGGCGACCTGGGCGGTGGCTGCTATGTCGAGCCGACGGTGGTGCGTGCCAAGTCCTTCCGGGACCGCGTGGCACAGGAAGAGGTCTTCGGTCCCTTCGTCACCGTGCTCACCTTCAAGGACGACGAGGAGGCGCTGCGGATCGCCAACGGCACCGACTATGGCCTCGGCAGCGGCTTGTGGACCACCGATCTCCAGCGCGCCCACAAGCTTGCACGCGACCTGCACGCAGGCATGGTCTGGATCAACAGCTACAAACGCGTGAACCCGGGCTCGCCCTTCGGCGGCGTTGGCCAGAGCGGCTACGGCCGCGAGATGGGCTTCGACGCGATGCGCGAGTACACCCAGGTCAAGAGCGTCTGGGTCAATGTCGACGCGCAGATTCCGCCGCACTTCGTGCGCTGA
- a CDS encoding nuclear transport factor 2 family protein, with the protein MALTRQTMTDEQRKSVALEYLKAYDNGGVTSTGGSILDLFASDAQVYFPKWGLANGKDEIGKLFGEVGSRGKSIRHDYAGFNWIFTGTDLFACEGTSYGEHADGPWRAGVPEWGAGRWCDVFEVRDFLIQRCFIYLDPDYAGKDTARYPWLAGKAANS; encoded by the coding sequence ATGGCCCTCACCCGTCAAACCATGACCGACGAGCAACGCAAGTCGGTGGCGCTCGAATACCTCAAGGCCTACGACAACGGCGGCGTCACTTCCACCGGCGGCTCCATCCTCGACCTGTTCGCCAGCGATGCGCAGGTCTACTTCCCGAAGTGGGGCCTGGCGAATGGCAAGGACGAGATCGGCAAGCTCTTCGGCGAAGTCGGCAGCCGCGGCAAGTCCATCCGCCACGACTACGCAGGCTTCAACTGGATCTTCACCGGCACCGACCTGTTCGCCTGCGAAGGCACAAGCTACGGAGAGCACGCCGACGGTCCTTGGCGTGCCGGCGTGCCCGAGTGGGGCGCGGGCCGCTGGTGCGACGTGTTCGAGGTGCGCGACTTCCTGATCCAGCGCTGCTTCATCTACCTCGATCCCGACTACGCCGGCAAGGACACTGCGCGCTACCCCTGGCTGGCCGGCAAGGCCGCTAACAGCTGA
- a CDS encoding tripartite tricarboxylate transporter substrate binding protein: protein MTSLAVRVLAACSLALAAAGAAQAQQPWPSKPVRVVVAFPPGGIVDTVARQLQPRLQAALGQPVIIDNRGGAGGTVASAEVAKAAPDGHTLLMVFDSYATYPLVYPKLSFDIAKDLQPVTQIASNPLVLVVNPKVSASDFKSFVGLLKNKPGQLNYASVGPGSSNHLTAELFKAQTGTFVTHIPYRGGGPAQQDLLGGQVEMMFLSAVLARPHVKAGKLRALAQTGAQRVPAYADTPTVAESGYRDFQVNSWVGMLAPAGTPRAVVDRLQAEIRKIVTDPAFDQRLREQGLTGIASTPEQFASALRTEQDKWTRLVRQRNLSLE, encoded by the coding sequence GTGACTTCACTTGCAGTTCGAGTCCTCGCCGCGTGCAGCCTGGCCCTTGCGGCCGCAGGCGCTGCACAGGCCCAGCAGCCCTGGCCCAGCAAGCCGGTGCGCGTGGTCGTGGCCTTCCCGCCCGGCGGCATCGTCGACACCGTGGCAAGGCAGCTGCAGCCGCGGCTGCAGGCCGCACTGGGGCAGCCGGTCATCATCGACAACCGCGGCGGCGCCGGCGGCACCGTGGCTTCGGCAGAAGTCGCCAAGGCCGCGCCCGACGGCCATACGCTGCTGATGGTGTTCGACAGCTATGCCACTTATCCGCTGGTCTATCCCAAGCTCAGCTTCGACATTGCGAAGGACCTCCAGCCCGTGACGCAGATCGCGAGCAATCCGCTGGTGCTGGTGGTCAATCCCAAGGTGTCGGCCAGCGACTTCAAGAGCTTCGTCGGCCTGCTCAAGAACAAGCCCGGCCAGCTCAACTACGCGAGCGTCGGGCCCGGCTCGAGCAACCACCTGACCGCCGAGCTCTTCAAGGCGCAGACCGGCACCTTCGTCACCCACATTCCCTACCGCGGCGGCGGCCCCGCGCAGCAGGACCTGCTGGGCGGGCAGGTCGAGATGATGTTCCTCTCTGCGGTTCTGGCGCGGCCCCATGTGAAGGCCGGCAAGCTGCGCGCGCTGGCGCAGACCGGCGCGCAGCGCGTGCCCGCCTATGCCGATACGCCCACCGTGGCCGAGAGCGGCTATCGCGACTTCCAGGTCAACTCCTGGGTCGGCATGCTGGCCCCGGCGGGCACCCCCCGCGCGGTGGTCGACCGGCTGCAGGCCGAGATACGCAAGATCGTGACCGATCCTGCCTTCGACCAGCGGCTGCGCGAGCAGGGCCTGACCGGCATCGCGAGCACGCCCGAGCAGTTCGCCTCCGCGCTGCGGACGGAGCAGGACAAGTGGACAAGGCTCGTGCGCCAGCGCAACCTGAGCCTGGAATAG
- a CDS encoding c-type cytochrome, which produces MKRSLLFPLAAVLALAASLAQAQSPGQRLAQSACTQCHSFGKGEPNGVGPNLYGLLGKPAAASPGFTYSKQYLDAMKGKTWDRALLDKWLADTQAVAPGSTMAYFQDDPKKRTALIDYMQSLK; this is translated from the coding sequence ATGAAGCGTTCGCTCCTGTTCCCGCTCGCTGCCGTCCTCGCGCTGGCCGCCAGCCTCGCGCAAGCGCAGTCCCCCGGCCAGCGCCTCGCGCAGTCGGCGTGCACGCAATGCCACAGCTTCGGCAAGGGCGAGCCGAACGGCGTCGGCCCCAATCTCTATGGCCTGCTCGGCAAGCCCGCCGCGGCCAGCCCCGGCTTCACCTACTCGAAGCAGTACCTCGACGCGATGAAGGGCAAGACCTGGGACCGCGCGCTGCTCGACAAATGGCTCGCCGACACCCAGGCCGTCGCGCCGGGCAGCACGATGGCCTATTTCCAGGACGACCCGAAGAAGCGCACCGCGCTCATCGACTACATGCAGTCACTCAAGTGA
- a CDS encoding hydroxyquinol 1,2-dioxygenase — MTATAYQTRFGSLKSYEKGHVEPIDDDVKHYAMSNCFDIASKSKPYEKVVFGQNQIYVLETLRAEGSSPWYTCAHDEFALVMDGEVEVHLVKLDAAQAVGDEEKNGAVFVKGEPKGKKMGWMKLTRGHQGLLPKNTAYQFRSVGEPGVIVLQTCKGDLSIEKWADICQTH, encoded by the coding sequence ATGACCGCCACCGCCTACCAGACCCGCTTCGGCTCGCTCAAGAGCTACGAGAAGGGTCACGTCGAGCCCATCGACGACGACGTCAAGCACTACGCGATGTCCAACTGCTTCGACATCGCGAGCAAGAGCAAGCCCTATGAGAAGGTCGTGTTCGGCCAGAACCAGATCTACGTGCTGGAGACGCTGCGCGCCGAAGGCAGCTCGCCCTGGTACACCTGCGCGCACGACGAGTTTGCGCTCGTCATGGACGGCGAGGTCGAAGTGCACCTGGTCAAGCTGGACGCCGCCCAGGCCGTCGGCGATGAAGAGAAGAACGGCGCGGTGTTCGTCAAGGGCGAACCCAAGGGAAAGAAGATGGGCTGGATGAAGCTCACGCGCGGCCACCAGGGCCTGCTGCCGAAGAACACCGCCTACCAGTTCCGCAGCGTCGGCGAGCCCGGCGTGATCGTGCTGCAGACCTGCAAGGGCGATCTCTCCATCGAGAAGTGGGCCGACATCTGCCAGACCCACTGA
- a CDS encoding hydroxyquinol 1,2-dioxygenase has product MNAPAELANVIASQPDASLGYKQFTLGSFGFRRDEYFAHITWKTKDGRPMSHTMDVGNYLRALMRDVAWGFFYGWVNFDDVVGTVNHYQSVDLYAGSYNGTMKEAGIDLLENFPTAQIRATFEAMLDDWTNESFDPFSAPQETGSPYGRKKGNNTAKITRARELAKRCVGLKDDLRLRSDDTGAPVNRAFADVPQGQPELHPEPGFENEVHAFNLFGFLSRSQVTWNPSFTSVVKHSFMCPTTEEHILPIIHGNDRVEWFFQMTDEIHWDCGDKNTGRPMARVIMKAGDMAAMPAYCRHQGFSPKRSMLLVWENGSPSLVYEIQKGESPEIPVSF; this is encoded by the coding sequence ATGAACGCACCCGCAGAGCTCGCCAACGTCATCGCGTCCCAGCCCGATGCCTCGCTCGGCTACAAGCAATTCACGCTAGGCAGCTTCGGCTTCCGCCGCGACGAGTACTTCGCCCACATCACCTGGAAGACCAAGGACGGCCGTCCGATGAGCCACACCATGGACGTCGGCAACTACCTGCGCGCCCTGATGCGCGACGTCGCCTGGGGCTTCTTCTACGGCTGGGTCAACTTCGACGACGTGGTCGGCACCGTCAACCACTACCAATCGGTCGACCTTTACGCCGGCAGCTACAACGGCACCATGAAGGAAGCCGGCATCGACCTGCTGGAGAACTTCCCCACTGCCCAGATCCGCGCCACCTTCGAGGCCATGCTCGACGACTGGACCAATGAGAGCTTCGACCCGTTCTCGGCACCGCAGGAAACCGGCTCGCCCTACGGCCGCAAGAAGGGCAACAACACTGCCAAGATCACCCGCGCCCGCGAACTCGCCAAGCGCTGCGTGGGCCTGAAGGACGACCTCCGGCTGCGCAGCGACGACACCGGCGCGCCGGTGAACCGTGCCTTCGCCGATGTGCCGCAGGGCCAGCCCGAGCTGCATCCCGAGCCCGGCTTCGAGAATGAAGTCCATGCCTTCAACCTGTTCGGCTTCCTGAGCCGCTCGCAGGTCACATGGAACCCGAGCTTCACCTCGGTCGTCAAGCACAGCTTCATGTGCCCGACCACCGAGGAGCACATCCTGCCGATCATCCACGGCAACGACCGCGTCGAATGGTTCTTCCAGATGACCGACGAGATCCACTGGGACTGCGGCGACAAGAACACCGGCCGCCCCATGGCCCGCGTGATCATGAAGGCCGGCGACATGGCCGCCATGCCTGCCTACTGCCGCCACCAGGGCTTCAGCCCCAAGCGCTCGATGCTGCTGGTGTGGGAGAACGGCTCGCCGAGCCTCGTCTACGAGATCCAGAAGGGCGAGAGCCCCGAGATCCCGGTGAGCTTTTAA
- a CDS encoding DUF1841 family protein, with translation MFNPTQEEVRRFFCDVYAKSRQGLPMEALEIIASRWIDEHPEYHAELVDAEAAVARVYDGADGRENPFLHLSMHLSISEQCSIDQPRGIRQAVELLAARRDSLLDAHHEAMECLGQMMWESQRAGRPPDGEAYVACVQRRATRV, from the coding sequence ATGTTCAATCCCACCCAAGAGGAAGTGCGTCGCTTCTTCTGCGATGTCTACGCGAAGAGCCGGCAGGGCCTGCCGATGGAGGCACTGGAGATCATCGCCAGCCGCTGGATCGACGAGCACCCCGAGTACCACGCCGAACTGGTCGACGCCGAGGCTGCGGTGGCGCGCGTCTACGACGGCGCCGACGGACGCGAGAACCCCTTCCTGCATCTCTCGATGCACCTGTCGATCAGCGAGCAGTGCTCCATCGACCAGCCGCGCGGCATCCGCCAGGCGGTCGAGCTGTTGGCCGCGCGGCGCGACTCGCTGCTCGACGCGCACCACGAGGCGATGGAGTGCCTCGGTCAGATGATGTGGGAGAGCCAGCGCGCCGGCCGTCCACCCGACGGCGAGGCCTACGTGGCCTGCGTTCAGCGGCGCGCCACGCGCGTCTGA
- a CDS encoding LysR family transcriptional regulator, with translation MDRLENIETFVRVAQTQSFAEAARQMRVAKSVVTARVKQLEEHVGAPLFHRSTRVVRLSDVGQAFLRDCTELVGRAHDVMDQMRGARAGPTGVLRIHALTGFVLGHLASVLRAFQASYPDIHLELIVSDAVVDPVKAGVDCALQIFPAASTELISRPLFPVRRVFCATPEYLRANGVPQTPRDLHKHRLGLYSGYPSRDRWTFHHAGEQVTIYMTAALLTNSVHLLREYALEHAGIVCLPTLVAGDPILQGQLQVVLPEHQLSSFSLSAVYAETSRNAFKLKLFIEHITAAFTRVAPWDAAMVEQGLLPADLITDA, from the coding sequence ATGGACCGACTTGAAAACATAGAGACATTCGTCCGGGTTGCGCAGACGCAGAGCTTCGCCGAGGCCGCCCGGCAGATGCGCGTAGCCAAGTCGGTAGTCACCGCGCGGGTGAAGCAACTCGAAGAGCACGTGGGCGCGCCGCTGTTCCACCGCAGCACGCGCGTGGTGCGGCTCAGCGATGTCGGGCAGGCCTTCCTGCGCGACTGCACCGAGCTCGTGGGCCGGGCCCACGACGTCATGGACCAGATGCGCGGCGCACGTGCGGGACCGACCGGCGTCCTGCGGATCCATGCGCTCACCGGCTTCGTGCTGGGCCACCTGGCCTCGGTGCTGCGCGCCTTCCAGGCCAGCTACCCCGACATCCACCTCGAGTTGATCGTGAGCGACGCGGTGGTCGATCCGGTCAAGGCAGGCGTGGACTGCGCGTTGCAGATCTTTCCGGCCGCTTCCACCGAGCTGATCTCGCGCCCGCTGTTCCCCGTGCGCCGCGTGTTCTGCGCCACGCCCGAGTACCTGCGCGCCAACGGCGTGCCGCAGACGCCGCGCGACCTGCACAAGCATCGGCTCGGCCTCTACTCGGGCTATCCGAGCCGCGACCGGTGGACCTTCCATCACGCAGGCGAGCAGGTGACGATCTACATGACTGCGGCCCTGCTGACGAACAGCGTGCACCTGCTGCGCGAATATGCGCTGGAGCACGCCGGCATCGTGTGCCTGCCGACGCTGGTGGCGGGCGATCCGATCCTGCAGGGGCAACTGCAGGTGGTGCTGCCTGAGCACCAGCTGTCCTCGTTCTCGCTCAGCGCGGTCTACGCGGAGACTTCGCGCAACGCCTTCAAGCTCAAGCTCTTCATCGAGCACATCACGGCGGCGTTCACGCGGGTGGCGCCCTGGGACGCGGCCATGGTCGAGCAGGGACTGCTTCCCGCCGACCTGATTACCGACGCCTAG
- a CDS encoding ABC transporter substrate-binding protein, translating into MTLNRRQFTQAAAALAAGGAAPLVFAADTLKIGYVSPQTGPLAPFGEADRWVIEQMKTAFKDGIGVGGKKYAVQIVLKDSQSNPNRAGEVANDLILKDKVALVLTAGTPETANPVSDACELNEVPCVSSVVPWQPWFFGRKGDPAKGFAWTYHLFWGLEDVIANFTNGWKTVSTNKKVGGLFPNDGDGNAWGDKELGFPKPLSQMGFTLTDPGRFQNGTQDFSAQIAAFKRDNVEIVTGVVIPPDAKTFLTQARQQGFRPKVITLGKALLFPGAIEALGELGHGLSTEVWWSPSHPFTSSLTKQSAKSLAEAYEAGTKKQWTQPIGFAHALFEVAANALSRARSIKAGDVRDAVAATSLDTVVGPVKWGGQGPFKNVSKTPLVLGQWNKGQKYKVELTIVNNEAATNIPAPGKLQLLS; encoded by the coding sequence ATGACCCTCAATCGCAGACAGTTCACCCAGGCCGCGGCCGCCCTGGCCGCCGGCGGCGCCGCGCCGCTGGTGTTCGCCGCCGACACGCTCAAGATCGGCTATGTCTCGCCGCAGACCGGCCCGCTCGCGCCCTTCGGCGAGGCCGACAGGTGGGTCATCGAGCAGATGAAGACCGCCTTCAAGGACGGCATCGGCGTCGGCGGCAAGAAGTACGCGGTGCAGATCGTGCTCAAGGACAGCCAGTCCAACCCCAACCGCGCGGGCGAGGTGGCCAACGACCTGATCCTCAAGGACAAGGTGGCGCTGGTGCTGACCGCCGGCACGCCCGAGACCGCCAACCCGGTGAGCGACGCCTGCGAACTCAACGAGGTGCCGTGCGTATCGAGCGTGGTGCCGTGGCAGCCCTGGTTCTTCGGCCGCAAGGGCGATCCGGCCAAGGGCTTTGCCTGGACCTACCACCTCTTCTGGGGGCTGGAAGACGTCATCGCCAACTTCACCAATGGCTGGAAGACCGTCAGCACCAACAAGAAGGTGGGCGGGCTCTTTCCCAACGACGGCGACGGCAACGCCTGGGGCGACAAGGAACTCGGCTTCCCGAAGCCGTTGTCGCAGATGGGCTTCACGCTCACCGACCCGGGCCGCTTCCAGAACGGCACGCAGGACTTCAGCGCGCAGATCGCGGCCTTCAAGCGCGACAACGTCGAGATCGTGACCGGCGTGGTGATCCCGCCGGATGCCAAGACTTTCCTCACGCAGGCGCGGCAGCAGGGTTTCAGGCCCAAGGTGATCACGCTGGGCAAGGCGCTGCTGTTCCCCGGCGCGATCGAGGCGCTGGGCGAACTGGGCCATGGCCTGTCCACCGAGGTGTGGTGGAGTCCTTCCCATCCCTTCACGTCGAGCCTGACCAAGCAGAGCGCCAAGTCGCTCGCCGAGGCCTACGAGGCCGGCACGAAGAAGCAGTGGACGCAGCCGATCGGCTTTGCGCATGCGCTGTTCGAGGTGGCGGCGAATGCGCTCTCGCGCGCCAGGTCGATCAAGGCGGGCGACGTGCGCGACGCGGTCGCGGCGACTTCGCTCGACACGGTGGTCGGCCCGGTGAAGTGGGGCGGGCAGGGCCCGTTCAAGAACGTGAGCAAGACGCCGCTGGTGCTCGGCCAGTGGAACAAGGGCCAGAA